A stretch of Ipomoea triloba cultivar NCNSP0323 chromosome 13, ASM357664v1 DNA encodes these proteins:
- the LOC116001411 gene encoding uncharacterized protein LOC116001411, with the protein MKVLIWNVRGLLSSCRRLRQMIRCEGLGLIAVIEPFLSPNQIEVFACKLNLQFCFASTNCKIWLFWSGDYSVNIMADMDQYVHCNISNMHLNFEFDFVAVYAKHTRAERQTLWSQLSILTANLGPVLIGGDFNSISSVAEYRGNAIPDLGGITDFSNFIVEQSLIDTVPTGGLYTWSGVRSTGRVWKRLDRFLMTTAFRDFFTDARVELKSRATSDHSPIILTATNSSMTAPKQYRFQNMWISHPGFQELVSTNWIQPADGGGMRALSYKLKRLKQALCIWNKEVFGNIFDKVKSLERSVTEAEQQFDDNPNETNREILSKEQALLQQALKQEECFWKQKARIKWLREGDANTKFFHETVKDRHRRQRISSIKNNEGTLLTSQLDIQTEAVNFFANLYTAEECSGYEMALETISNALSDDDIKMLTSTVSRQEVKEAVWDLDPDSAAGPDGFSGSFYRSCWDTIHNDVYMAVLDFFVGVPVPKGIASAQIVLIPKKQNPVSFADFRPICLCSFASKIFTRIITSRLRQILPKLISREQTGFVESRNIQDNVLLAFELIQYLDKRCRGSNVAIKLDMMKAFDRVDWPFLQKLLTKFGFPETFVRLIMNNLSSTRLSIMVNGISCGYFQPTRGVKQGDPLSPILFILISEVLSRMLIHNIGTGLISPYATSLGCPTITHLAFADDIIIFVNGGLTSLKRLSNVLKSYQKASGQRINYHKSFFVASKRCPTQRINAMERALQMRHSKLPFKYLGINLFRGRNRVIHHHHILESIDRKLLGWQRQLLSPGGRLTLIKHVLAAIPLYSMAVVQLPKQIIKDIEQRIARFFWGFNNGKPKHHWASWKKLCYPVEEGGLGLRSLMVTQLANAAHLWYKFRTGSSIWTDYMRIKYHNEQRHPTSSHVWKRMMEVSEMVEEHLLATDDKIIWTLSSTGEFTTHTAYDLFRPKTGVTLSSKCIWMKPLPAKISIFMWKTLRRLLPFPDCLERFGINLPSVCPFCWNATATMEHCLFSCSKVALVWSYLAAIFDVNCSNVSTIRAACHSWWLASSTTSISRIIINLMPSIILWKIWCSYNAAIYEETSFSPGVLINMVKREFLLLSIAKPMRSNDVSDLLLIREGFAAFFSPPKRRITAWIKWFKPPSGRLKLNTDATFSSFGAAGGACIRDSAGHLVTALSFPLDASSAQEAEVLALHFALTWCASAAKFPTFVEVDSSNLVSYVQSDLLNIPWKIKNAISQIRNLLLSWSASLSHIYREANKVADALALFGISRSYPSIYLDFFTLPAQVQDVFLYDFRGFTTSRLINQ; encoded by the coding sequence ATGAAAGTTCTCATTTGGAACGTCCGAGGCCTGCTCTCCTCGTGTCGCAGGCTTAGGCAAATGATCAGATGCGAGGGTCTTGGCTTGATTGCAGTGATCGAGCCTTTCCTTTCTCCTAACCAGATTGAAGTTTTTGCATGCAAGTTAAATCTTCAATTCTGCTTTGCTTCTACAAACTGTAAGATTTGGCTTTTTTGGTCTGGTGACTACTCTGTGAACATAATGGCGGATATGGATCAGTACGTTCATTGCAATATTTCAAACAtgcatttaaattttgaatttgattttgtGGCGGTCTATGCTAAACACACTAGAGCCGAGCGACAAACACTTTGGTCACAGCTCAGTATCCTAACTGCCAACTTGGGGCCTGTCTTGATAGGAGGTGACTTCAACTCCATCTCTTCAGTTGCAGAATACCGTGGTAATGCAATACCAGATTTAGGCGGAATCACAGACTTCTCCAACTTTATTGTTGAACAATCGTTAATCGACACTGTGCCAACAGGAGGACTTTACACATGGTCGGGAGTGAGAAGCACAGGTAGAGTTTGGAAACGCCTAGACAGATTTCTAATGACAACTGCCTTTCGTGATTTTTTCACAGATGCTAGAGTCGAGTTAAAGAGCAGAGCGACCTCAGACCACTCACCGATCATTCTGACGGCTACCAATTCTAGTATGACTGCACCCAAGCAATACCGGTTCCAAAATATGTGGATATCACACCCTGGTTTCCAAGAGTTGGTGTCTACCAACTGGATACAACCGGCTGATGGAGGAGGTATGAGGGCCCTAAGTTACAAACTAAAACGGCTCAAGCAAGCTCTGTGCATTTGGAACAAAGAAGTATTTGGCAATATTTTTGATAAAGTGAAAAGCCTAGAGCGATCAGTTACTGAAGCTGAACAACAATTTGATGACAATCCAAATGAGACGAACCGGGAAATTCTAAGCAAAGAACAAGCATTACTGCAACAGGCTCTTAAACAGGAGGAATGTTTCTGGAAACAAAAGGCCCGCATAAAGTGGCTGCGCGAAGGAGATGCTAACACAAAATTTTTCCATGAAACGGTAAAGGACAGACATCGAAGACAACGGATCAGCTCAATAAAAAACAATGAAGGTACCTTACTAACGAGCCAGTTGGATATCCAAACTGAGGCAGTTAATTTTTTTGCTAATCTCTACACTGCTGAAGAGTGTTCTGGCTATGAAATGGCTTTGGAAACAATTTCAAATGCTTTATCAGATGACGATATCAAAATGCTCACCTCAACTGTCTCGCGCCAAGAAGTAAAAGAAGCAGTGTGGGACCTTGACCCAGATAGTGCGGCCGGCCCAGATGGGTTCTCAGGATCTTTCTATAGGAGCTGTTGGGACACAATACACAATGATGTATATATGGCGGTTTTGGATTTCTTTGTGGGAGTCCCGGTTCCAAAAGGGATCGCAAGTGCTCAAATTGTTCTAATCCCCAAGAAACAAAATCCAGTTTCCTTTGCTGATTTCAGACCCATATGTTTGTGCTCCTTTGCGAGTAAGATTTTCACAAGAATCATAACCTCACGTCTCCGGCAAATACTCCCAAAGCTCATATCACGAGAACAAACAGGTTTTGTTGAGAGTCGAAATATCCAAGATAATGTGCTTTTGGCCTTTGAGCTGATACAATACTTAGATAAACGATGTCGCGGCTCAAATGTTGCAATCAAATTGGATATGATGAAGGCCTTTGATCGAGTAGATTGGCCTTTTCTACAGAAACTGCTTACCAAGTTTGGCTTTCCAGAGACCtttgttcgtttaataatgaaCAACTTATCTTCCACGAGGCTATCAATTATGGTAAACGGCATCAGTTGTGGATATTTCCAACCAACTCGAGGTGTAAAGCAAGGAGATCCTCTATCTCCCATATTGTTTATTCTGATTTCGGAGGTTTTATCCCGCATGCTAATCCACAACATTGGAACTGGCTTAATCTCTCCATATGCAACATCTTTGGGCTGCCCAACAATCACCCACCTAGCCTTTGCGGACGACATTATTATCTTTGTGAATGGGGGGCTTACTTCTCTAAAAAGGTTATCCAACGTGCTTAAGTCATACCAAAAAGCATCAGGCCAGCGCATAAATTATCACAAGAGTTTTTTTGTCGCATCCAAACGTTGCCCAACTCAACGCATTAATGCGATGGAACGAGCTCTTCAGATGCGCCACTCGAAACTGCCGTTCAAATATCTTGGAATTAACTTGTTCCGGGGCAGAAACAGAGTGATCCACCACCATCATATTCTTGAGTCCATTGATAGGAAATTGTTAGGATGGCAGCGCCAGCTCCTATCTCCAGGTGGTCGTTTAACTCTAATCAAACACGTGCTAGCTGCAATTCCGCTTTACTCAATGGCAGTCGTCCAACTCCCCAAGCAAATAATTAAAGACATTGAGCAGCGAATAGCACGTTTTTTCTGGGGGTTCAATAATGGCAAACCAAAACACCATTGGGCTTCTTGGAAAAAACTATGTTATCCGGTTGAGGAGGGAGGCCTGGGGCTTCGATCTTTGATGGTGACCCAACTTGCAAATGCAGCTCACTTATGGTATAAATTTCGCACTGGCTCATCTATATGGACAGACTACATGCGGATTAAATATCATAATGAGCAGCGCCACCCTACAAGTTCACATGTTTGGAAAAGGATGATGGAGGTTTCAGAGATGGTGGAAGAACATCTGCTTGCTACAGATGATAAAATCATTTGGACCCTCTCCTCGACTGGGGAATTCACAACGCACACAGCATATGACCTCTTCCGACCAAAGACAGGAGTTACATTGTCTTCAAAATGCATTTGGATGAAGCCTCTTCCGGCTAAAATCTCTATTTTCATGTGGAAGACTCTTCGCAGGCTACTACCCTTTCCCGACTGCTTGGAACGCTTTGGCATAAATCTACCATCAGTCTGCCCCTTCTGTTGGAATGCCACTGCAACAATGGAACATTGCTTATTTAGCTGCAGCAAGGTAGCGCTGGTCTGGTCCTATTTGGCTGCAATTTTTGATGTTAATTGCTCAAATGTTTCTACCATACGAGCTGCATGTCACTCCTGGTGGTTAGCTTCATCAACAACATCTATTTCAAGAATCATAATTAATCTAATGCCTTCAATCATCCTTTGGAAAATTTGGTGCTCTTATAATGCAGCTATCTATGAAGAAACCTCTTTTTCCCCAGGTGTACTGATTAATATGGTTAAACGAGAATTCCTTCTGCTTTCTATTGCAAAACCGATGCGCTCAAATGATGTTTCTGACCTTCTCCTAATCCGCGAAGGTTTTGCCGCTTTTTTCTCCCCTCCAAAGCGTCGCATCACGGCCTGGATCAAATGGTTCAAACCCCCATCGGGTCGTCTTAAACTTAACACGGATGCCACCTTTTCTAGCTTTGGAGCCGCAGGTGGCGCTTGCATAAGAGATTCAGCGGGGCATCTTGTGACAGCTCTCTCTTTCCCGTTAGATGCCTCATCCGCTCAGGAAGCCGAAGTCCTTGCCCTTCACTTTGCTTTAACTTGGTGTGCCTCAGCAGCCAAATTCCCCACATTCGTCGAGGTAGATTCCTCCAACTTGGTTAGTTATGTTCAATCTGACTTGCTGAATATTccttggaaaataaaaaatgcgaTCAGCCAGATAAGAAATTTGCTTTTATCTTGGTCAGCATCCCTGTCTCATATTTACCGGGAGGCAAACAAAGTGGCTGACGCTCTTGCTCTCTTTGGTATTAGCCGATCTTATCCTTCAATATATCTTGACTTCTTCACCTTGCCGGCTCAAGTGCAAGATGTTTTTTTGTATGACTTTAGAGGCTTTACTACCTCTCGTTTGATTAATCAATGA